In Candidatus Nitronauta litoralis, one DNA window encodes the following:
- a CDS encoding response regulator transcription factor, with product MKILLVEDDKVLSQFVTKGLQQEGFIVENVRTGNEGLDLATESVFDVLIIDIMLPGLDGIDLIHRLRTKGIATPVLVLSAKASVDDRVRGLMAGGDDYLVKPFAFAELVARIQSLMRRAKLIPEPQELKVENLILDLVRHKATRDGKLLDLKSGEWALLEFLVRNTGRVVSKTMIMEHVWDFNFDPQTNVVESRICRLRDKVDRPFEHKLIHTIRGAGYVLEVRG from the coding sequence ATGAAAATACTTCTTGTAGAAGACGATAAGGTATTGAGCCAATTTGTAACCAAGGGACTGCAACAGGAAGGGTTTATCGTGGAAAACGTAAGGACCGGGAATGAAGGTCTGGACCTCGCCACGGAAAGCGTTTTCGATGTACTTATCATTGACATCATGTTGCCCGGCTTGGATGGAATTGACCTCATCCATCGTCTGCGTACCAAAGGGATAGCCACCCCTGTGCTGGTTCTTAGCGCCAAGGCCTCTGTGGATGATCGTGTTCGTGGGCTAATGGCAGGCGGGGACGATTACCTTGTCAAACCCTTTGCTTTCGCCGAACTGGTCGCGAGGATTCAGTCCCTTATGCGTCGGGCGAAGTTAATTCCTGAACCGCAGGAATTAAAAGTGGAAAATTTAATTTTGGATCTCGTCAGACACAAGGCTACCCGCGATGGGAAACTGCTGGACCTTAAATCCGGAGAATGGGCACTACTGGAATTTCTTGTGCGGAATACGGGAAGGGTTGTATCCAAAACTATGATTATGGAGCATGTTTGGGATTTTAATTTTGATCCTCAGACTAATGTTGTGGAATCCCGGATCTGTCGTTTACGGGATAAAGTAGACCGTCCTTTCGAACACAAACTCATCCATACGATACGAGGAGCGGGTTACGTACTTGAGGTTCGGGGTTGA
- a CDS encoding trypsin-like serine protease has protein sequence MKKFVLIAFFFLIFSSVLINYQGYQIKIPDIIPASTGHLATTIPKNYNDLLSLQKAFIRNARQLRPSVISINNLKELKRSPHSNLKPGENFLNRFKDFLDKTFRKHYQMESLGSGILLTNNGYILTNYHVVEETDKILVKLSDGEEYNAKIIGLDPKTDLAVLKIFSLTGFDPAPLGRSDDLKVGEWVMAIGNPYGLEGTVTVGVVSGIHRSDLGITTFENFIQTDASINPGNSGGPLINLDGQVVGINTAVAEIGAGVGFAIPIQMAVKIAEEIIEKGEVSRGWLGVGIQELTPELAESFQVAIDKGGVVVNSVETGAPADQGGLKRGDIIVSYAGEQVSDLKELQRMVAESNIGEEIPVQILRNGQAQQKKITIGKMIS, from the coding sequence ATGAAAAAATTCGTTCTGATCGCATTCTTTTTCCTGATATTTTCCTCGGTGCTGATCAACTATCAGGGTTACCAAATTAAAATTCCGGATATTATCCCCGCTTCCACCGGTCACCTTGCCACAACAATACCGAAAAACTACAACGATCTGCTTTCATTGCAAAAAGCTTTTATCAGGAACGCGCGGCAACTCAGACCTTCGGTCATCAGTATCAACAATCTGAAAGAGCTGAAGCGTAGCCCGCATTCCAACCTGAAGCCGGGGGAAAACTTCCTGAACAGGTTCAAGGACTTCCTCGACAAAACTTTTCGAAAACACTATCAAATGGAGAGCCTCGGGTCAGGAATTCTTCTGACTAATAATGGTTACATCCTGACCAACTATCATGTTGTGGAAGAAACCGACAAAATTCTTGTGAAGCTTTCTGACGGCGAAGAATACAACGCCAAGATCATCGGTCTCGACCCCAAAACCGACTTGGCGGTACTCAAAATATTTTCTCTGACCGGCTTTGACCCTGCACCACTTGGACGATCCGATGATTTAAAGGTAGGCGAATGGGTCATGGCCATCGGCAACCCCTATGGACTCGAGGGAACCGTTACCGTTGGCGTGGTCAGCGGTATTCATCGCAGTGACCTGGGCATCACCACGTTTGAGAACTTCATTCAGACAGACGCTTCGATCAATCCCGGCAACAGCGGTGGCCCCTTGATCAATCTGGACGGACAGGTCGTGGGTATCAATACAGCCGTCGCAGAAATTGGAGCCGGCGTGGGGTTTGCTATCCCCATTCAAATGGCAGTGAAGATTGCTGAAGAGATAATTGAGAAGGGGGAAGTCTCTCGCGGTTGGCTGGGTGTTGGTATCCAGGAACTCACACCTGAGCTCGCGGAATCTTTTCAGGTGGCGATTGATAAGGGAGGCGTTGTCGTCAATAGCGTCGAAACCGGCGCTCCAGCAGACCAGGGCGGCCTCAAGCGCGGCGATATCATTGTCAGCTATGCAGGAGAGCAAGTATCCGATTTAAAAGAGCTGCAAAGAATGGTGGCAGAATCAAACATTGGGGAAGAAATCCCTGTCCAGATATTACGAAACGGCCAAGCCCAGCAGAAAAAGATCACGATTGGAAAAATGATTTCTTAA
- a CDS encoding nucleoid-structuring protein H-NS gives MYRPEIKVLDCTIRDGGLMNDHQFSPELVRNVYKAASEAGIDYVELGYKADESQFDRSKFGAMKFCKEEDLKDAIIGVENGAKLSVMVDIGRVDPEDIPPKSESVVTMMRVASYVKDIDKAIDLVNQIHDKGYETTVNVMAVSHARERELDEALIQLEKECATDVVYLVDSFGALYSEQIAYMAKKYKSLMPSKEIGIHAHNNQQLAFANTIEAIINNINYLDATIFGIGRAAGNCPMELLLGFLKNPKFDLSPVLELIGSDFLKMQKEIEWGYTIPYAVTGILDLHPRAGMAHLKTEERDDFRSFYEKLLNEANV, from the coding sequence ATGTACCGCCCTGAGATCAAGGTTTTGGATTGTACCATCCGTGATGGTGGATTAATGAATGATCATCAGTTCTCCCCTGAACTGGTAAGAAATGTATATAAAGCTGCAAGTGAAGCCGGGATCGACTATGTCGAACTGGGTTATAAGGCCGACGAGTCTCAGTTTGACCGGTCCAAATTTGGCGCCATGAAGTTTTGCAAGGAAGAAGACCTTAAGGATGCCATTATTGGGGTTGAGAATGGCGCCAAATTGTCCGTGATGGTGGATATTGGACGGGTGGACCCAGAGGACATTCCTCCGAAAAGTGAGAGTGTTGTGACCATGATGCGGGTTGCATCCTATGTAAAGGATATAGACAAGGCGATTGATTTGGTCAACCAGATTCACGACAAGGGGTATGAAACAACGGTAAACGTTATGGCAGTTTCCCATGCACGTGAACGCGAACTGGATGAAGCTCTGATTCAACTTGAGAAAGAATGTGCGACAGATGTGGTTTATCTGGTGGACAGTTTTGGGGCGTTGTATTCAGAACAGATCGCTTACATGGCCAAAAAGTACAAGTCGTTGATGCCTTCCAAGGAAATCGGAATTCATGCCCATAACAACCAGCAACTGGCATTTGCGAACACTATTGAAGCCATCATCAATAATATTAATTACCTGGACGCCACGATTTTTGGAATTGGTCGGGCCGCAGGAAATTGCCCGATGGAACTGTTGCTGGGGTTTCTTAAAAACCCCAAGTTTGATTTGAGTCCGGTCCTGGAATTGATTGGCTCTGATTTCCTCAAAATGCAAAAGGAGATCGAATGGGGTTACACCATTCCTTATGCTGTTACTGGAATTCTGGACCTTCATCCAAGAGCTGGAATGGCACATCTCAAAACAGAGGAGCGGGACGATTTTCGTTCTTTCTACGAAAAGCTGCTCAACGAAGCCAACGTTTAA
- the ubiE gene encoding bifunctional demethylmenaquinone methyltransferase/2-methoxy-6-polyprenyl-1,4-benzoquinol methylase UbiE, translating into MKKNAEKPELISANQIVSQKAHNIQWMFNSIAHRYDLLNRLLSGGMDIRWRRKMVRKLAPVEGESILDLATGTADVALEILHQTRGHLNRLIGLDFSPAMLALAKDKLSATAATPTQIALAAGAAESIPISDSQFDGLTVAFGVRNYADLDRGLTEMARVLKPGGRAIILEFSLPRSRILCFGYKLYFKKILPLLGGLISGQPDAYQYLPDSVETFPVRNALREKLLAAGFESVEYKDMSLGIVTLYQAFKSESNQPFSQ; encoded by the coding sequence ATGAAAAAAAATGCAGAGAAACCTGAGCTGATCAGCGCTAACCAGATTGTCAGCCAAAAGGCCCACAATATCCAGTGGATGTTCAACTCCATTGCCCACCGTTATGATCTCCTGAATCGATTGCTCAGCGGCGGGATGGATATAAGATGGCGGCGGAAAATGGTCCGAAAGCTGGCACCAGTTGAGGGAGAATCTATTCTGGATCTGGCCACGGGAACAGCGGATGTAGCTCTCGAAATCCTCCACCAGACCAGGGGCCACCTCAACAGGCTGATCGGCCTGGATTTCAGCCCAGCTATGCTAGCCCTCGCCAAGGACAAGCTGTCAGCAACAGCCGCCACGCCAACCCAAATTGCTCTGGCAGCGGGTGCAGCGGAGTCCATTCCGATATCAGACTCACAATTCGACGGACTCACCGTTGCTTTTGGTGTCCGAAATTATGCAGATCTTGACCGGGGTCTAACTGAAATGGCTCGAGTACTGAAACCTGGTGGACGGGCGATTATTCTTGAATTTTCCCTGCCCCGCTCCCGTATTCTTTGCTTTGGCTATAAGTTATACTTTAAGAAAATACTTCCATTGCTTGGTGGCCTGATATCAGGACAACCTGATGCTTATCAATACCTGCCTGACTCGGTAGAAACGTTTCCTGTTAGAAATGCACTAAGGGAGAAACTGCTTGCAGCGGGGTTCGAGAGCGTGGAATATAAGGACATGAGCCTGGGAATTGTGACCTTGTACCAGGCATTCAAGTCGGAATCAAATCAGCCGTTCAGTCAATAA
- a CDS encoding HAMP domain-containing histidine kinase, with protein sequence MGKTLVFRLTLFYGVLLIIFSIGIYFWATQSTSQFYLQNVDDRLQNALMELQEEYEDEDLEELREEFREEGEEQGQLKMFFRLITPDKRNLVSSNLTAWSDLPAPQSEFENLQSGEPQWSSINLPSRDTPVRILTIRLPDGNILQAGVDLGEGGKMLVRFDSVLLALLLFMLIFGSLTGGWVLHNALGGVRRVTETALQIGQYNLEARVPIENKAEEIDQLAQAFNSMLNRIASLIEELKEVSDNIAHDLKRPVTRIRGIAEHVLIQPETTEEMKEVTGIMIHECDRLVGTINTMLEISRLEAIGKVEFMETVNLSALCRNAVELFEPVAEDKGLRIALEVPDTPILLKGNPTQLQRALANIIDNALNYSNQGTITVSLKSSDGTIQVVIADEGVGIPTEIQSKIFERFFRGDSSRSEQGTGLGLSLVHAIVLAHGGRVDLESHPGTGSRFVLVFPSSPI encoded by the coding sequence ATGGGCAAGACGCTCGTTTTTCGATTGACGCTGTTTTACGGCGTTCTTTTAATTATTTTTTCCATCGGAATTTATTTCTGGGCAACACAAAGCACCTCGCAGTTCTACCTGCAAAATGTAGATGACCGCCTTCAAAATGCTTTGATGGAGTTACAAGAAGAATATGAAGATGAAGACTTGGAGGAACTACGGGAAGAATTTCGGGAAGAAGGTGAAGAACAGGGCCAACTTAAAATGTTCTTCAGGTTGATCACTCCTGACAAAAGAAACCTGGTGTCATCAAATCTCACCGCCTGGTCCGATTTACCAGCCCCTCAATCTGAATTCGAAAACCTGCAAAGTGGGGAACCCCAATGGTCCAGCATTAACCTGCCGAGCCGGGATACCCCCGTCCGGATACTAACAATTAGATTGCCAGACGGTAATATCCTCCAGGCCGGAGTGGACTTGGGGGAAGGTGGAAAAATGCTGGTTCGCTTTGATTCCGTGCTCCTCGCTTTGTTGCTTTTCATGTTGATTTTCGGAAGTCTGACAGGAGGCTGGGTGTTACACAATGCCCTGGGTGGAGTTCGGCGCGTCACGGAAACAGCCCTGCAAATCGGCCAATATAATCTCGAGGCACGGGTCCCGATTGAAAACAAGGCAGAGGAAATTGATCAACTGGCGCAGGCGTTCAATTCCATGCTCAATCGAATAGCTTCCTTGATTGAAGAATTAAAGGAAGTTTCGGATAACATTGCACATGACCTCAAACGTCCAGTAACACGAATTCGGGGAATCGCGGAACATGTTTTGATCCAGCCGGAAACAACAGAAGAGATGAAAGAAGTAACGGGTATTATGATTCATGAATGTGACCGACTGGTAGGTACCATCAACACTATGCTTGAAATTTCCCGCCTGGAAGCAATCGGGAAAGTGGAATTCATGGAAACCGTGAATCTTTCCGCTTTATGCCGGAACGCTGTGGAATTATTTGAACCGGTCGCGGAAGACAAAGGGCTTCGAATAGCGCTGGAGGTACCCGACACCCCCATTCTTTTGAAAGGAAATCCCACCCAATTGCAACGCGCGCTGGCCAATATAATAGACAACGCGCTGAATTATTCAAATCAGGGGACCATCACCGTGTCCCTCAAATCATCGGATGGGACCATTCAGGTTGTTATAGCGGATGAAGGCGTGGGGATTCCGACTGAGATTCAATCTAAAATATTTGAGCGATTTTTCCGTGGTGATTCCAGCCGGTCGGAACAAGGTACAGGATTGGGGTTAAGCCTGGTTCATGCCATTGTACTCGCCCATGGCGGCCGGGTAGACCTGGAAAGCCATCCGGGAACAGGAAGCCGGTTTGTTCTGGTGTTTCCCTCCTCCCCGATTTAA
- a CDS encoding PepSY domain-containing protein gives MNRKPKSSQQLLTALMFVALLGLGIQGPQVQASENQEIPSNLNINMKQAMDIAKQTGGGKVLEIELEKEYGQWVYEAKLQMPNGWEKEIHINARNGKVIKVEIESNEYE, from the coding sequence ATGAACAGGAAACCAAAGTCAAGCCAGCAATTGTTAACCGCTCTGATGTTTGTGGCACTTTTGGGATTGGGAATCCAGGGCCCCCAAGTCCAGGCCTCGGAAAATCAGGAAATTCCCTCTAACCTGAATATCAATATGAAACAGGCCATGGACATTGCAAAACAGACAGGCGGCGGAAAGGTTTTGGAAATCGAACTGGAGAAGGAGTATGGCCAATGGGTTTATGAAGCGAAACTTCAAATGCCCAATGGCTGGGAAAAAGAAATCCACATCAATGCCCGGAACGGTAAAGTGATAAAAGTAGAAATCGAATCAAATGAATATGAATAG
- a CDS encoding GAF domain-containing sensor histidine kinase, translating into MAFTFLYLDMLLPLGIAGGMPYIALILVGMWAISRKLIFFNAILGSVFTIAGFFLSPFNTDETVAAFNRGLTVATLWLTVYFSLMNLRLLEEKERSDLLEKANKQIEEESGYVELSRDIALFTNLSRSLGEAIEYSLRKICNFTGWPVGHLFLIGEDNKTLYPAGIWYLENEKKFKNFQEVTKKSRLEPGEGLPGRVMADGKSHFIFDLQSDLNFPRAGKPDQIEVASGLGFPIMIGDRTVGVMEFFSSDHVKPSERLMEVMDSIGVLLGRILERTRAEEAKEKHNIHLRQLYKRLDSIREEESRRMAREVHDNLGQVLTSLKIELSLLENILPEKKPAVDDSIKMMFNLIEKNIEVVRKISRELRPPVLDSLGIVEAINWQGTTFQEKTGVKFFLTDKTSKCNLDIKRSTTIFRIFQECLTNIVRHAEASEVHVDFYEDSESVIMQVRDNGQGINGHEVNSITSLGLLGMKERAEIWGGDFTVFGGSSQGTTVKIKIPKGS; encoded by the coding sequence ATGGCTTTTACATTCCTTTATCTGGACATGTTGTTGCCTTTGGGGATTGCCGGGGGTATGCCCTATATAGCCTTGATATTGGTCGGTATGTGGGCCATTTCAAGAAAGTTGATTTTTTTCAATGCTATTTTAGGATCCGTCTTTACCATTGCGGGTTTTTTCCTGTCTCCATTTAATACTGATGAAACCGTTGCGGCTTTTAACCGCGGTTTGACTGTTGCCACTCTTTGGCTCACGGTCTATTTTTCTTTAATGAATTTGCGCCTTCTGGAAGAGAAGGAACGTAGCGATTTATTGGAAAAAGCCAATAAACAGATTGAGGAGGAGTCTGGTTATGTTGAGTTAAGCCGGGATATCGCCTTGTTTACGAATCTGTCCCGTTCCCTGGGTGAGGCAATTGAATACAGTTTACGAAAAATTTGCAATTTTACCGGTTGGCCTGTCGGGCATTTATTTTTAATCGGTGAAGACAATAAGACTCTTTATCCCGCAGGAATCTGGTACCTGGAAAATGAAAAAAAGTTCAAAAACTTCCAGGAGGTTACCAAAAAAAGCAGGCTGGAGCCTGGAGAAGGTTTACCGGGTCGTGTGATGGCGGATGGAAAATCACATTTCATATTCGACTTGCAGTCCGACTTGAATTTTCCAAGGGCAGGGAAACCGGATCAAATTGAAGTGGCTTCAGGTTTGGGGTTTCCTATTATGATTGGTGATAGAACAGTGGGGGTTATGGAGTTCTTTTCTTCCGATCATGTCAAGCCCAGTGAAAGATTAATGGAGGTAATGGATAGTATCGGTGTTTTGCTGGGCCGTATTCTTGAGAGGACCCGTGCTGAGGAAGCCAAGGAAAAGCATAATATTCACTTGCGCCAGCTCTATAAAAGACTCGATTCAATTCGTGAAGAGGAAAGCAGGAGAATGGCCAGGGAGGTGCATGACAACCTTGGGCAGGTGTTGACAAGTTTGAAAATTGAGCTGTCTTTGTTGGAAAACATACTTCCGGAAAAAAAACCAGCGGTGGATGACAGCATTAAAATGATGTTTAACCTGATTGAAAAGAATATTGAGGTTGTGAGAAAGATTTCAAGGGAGCTCAGGCCGCCCGTATTGGATTCATTGGGTATCGTGGAGGCAATAAATTGGCAGGGAACCACGTTCCAGGAGAAAACGGGTGTTAAGTTCTTCTTAACAGACAAAACTTCAAAATGTAATCTCGATATAAAACGTTCGACAACTATATTTAGAATTTTTCAGGAATGTTTAACCAATATTGTGAGGCACGCTGAAGCCAGTGAGGTCCATGTCGACTTTTATGAGGATAGTGAAAGTGTGATTATGCAAGTTCGTGACAATGGGCAGGGGATAAATGGGCATGAGGTGAATAGCATTACGTCGCTGGGGTTACTGGGAATGAAGGAGAGGGCGGAAATTTGGGGCGGAGATTTTACTGTATTCGGGGGAAGTA
- a CDS encoding bifunctional 4-hydroxy-2-oxoglutarate aldolase/2-dehydro-3-deoxy-phosphogluconate aldolase, which produces MSGQVFNLNSFLSCPVMGILRGISLEQTEPVLEAAHNAGLRYVEVTLNTPDAFTIIKNASRTFAGRFTFGAGTVLSVDEARQALDSGATFLVSPTLNETVAAFCAKEKVAYFPGAFTPTEIERAWNASAAMVKVFPASQLGPGYFKEIKGPFSDIKMMAVGGVRAGNAHEYLKSGAKAVAVGGSIFSRERLASGDTASIQKDLQEILFAVRGFFTKMSS; this is translated from the coding sequence ATGTCCGGGCAGGTTTTTAATCTGAATTCATTTTTATCCTGCCCTGTCATGGGGATCCTGCGCGGTATTTCTCTAGAGCAGACCGAGCCTGTTCTAGAGGCGGCGCACAATGCAGGACTCCGGTACGTTGAGGTGACACTCAACACTCCCGATGCCTTTACTATAATAAAAAATGCGTCCCGCACTTTTGCGGGACGTTTTACTTTTGGAGCGGGGACGGTTCTTTCCGTTGATGAGGCTCGGCAAGCCCTGGATTCCGGTGCTACTTTTTTAGTGAGTCCAACCTTAAATGAAACTGTAGCTGCATTTTGTGCGAAAGAGAAGGTTGCGTATTTCCCCGGAGCCTTCACTCCAACTGAAATTGAACGTGCATGGAATGCGAGTGCCGCTATGGTCAAGGTATTTCCAGCTTCCCAATTGGGCCCAGGTTATTTTAAGGAAATAAAAGGACCTTTTTCAGATATTAAAATGATGGCAGTTGGGGGTGTGCGGGCGGGAAACGCTCATGAATACTTGAAATCAGGTGCCAAAGCAGTAGCTGTTGGCGGTTCTATATTTTCCAGAGAACGACTGGCGTCGGGAGATACAGCATCGATCCAAAAAGATCTTCAAGAGATTTTATTTGCAGTCCGGGGATTTTTCACTAAAATGTCATCGTGA
- a CDS encoding FMN-binding glutamate synthase family protein — protein MEHYLLQGFVFTIGLLVLAVIILIIIDISQTKDAIRKNFPALGRFRYLFIKLGVFFRQYFFAMDREEMPFNRAEREWISRAANDYDNTVAFGSTKNLNAPGTVIFVNCPFPTLDQDSMEIPSLKIGPYCNHPYDAPSIFNISGTSYGSISIPAVQALSKGARLAGCWLNTGEGGLTSYHLEGGCDIVMQIGTAKYGVRNDQGELCDRKLKEVAAHEQVKMFEVKLSQGAKPGKGGMLPGVKVTSEIAKIRGIPEGKDSISPNRHPEINSVETLLDMIVHIRDVTGKPTGFKTVIGGDSWLEDMCEEIHKRGIENAPDFITVDSGDGGTGAAPMPLMDNVGLVIKESLPLVSDILHKYNLRKRIRLICSGKLITPSEVAWAIASGADFVTSARGFMFSLGCIQALNCNKNTCPTGIATHNTRLQKGLNPEDKAVNVANYCKNIVHEVETISHSCGVARPRLMDRRHIRIVQVNSRSIPMDELFPRPDVLPDYKHK, from the coding sequence ATGGAACATTATCTTTTACAAGGGTTTGTATTTACCATTGGTCTATTGGTCCTGGCAGTTATTATTTTAATTATCATTGATATAAGTCAGACCAAGGATGCCATTCGCAAAAATTTTCCGGCTTTGGGGAGGTTTCGTTACCTGTTCATCAAATTGGGGGTGTTTTTCCGTCAGTACTTTTTTGCCATGGACCGAGAAGAAATGCCGTTCAATCGGGCTGAGCGGGAATGGATTAGCAGGGCGGCAAATGACTACGACAATACGGTTGCTTTTGGCTCAACCAAAAACCTGAACGCACCGGGGACAGTGATTTTCGTCAATTGTCCGTTTCCCACACTGGATCAGGACTCTATGGAAATACCGTCGCTCAAGATTGGACCTTATTGCAACCATCCCTACGATGCCCCGTCTATATTCAATATTTCTGGTACGAGCTATGGATCTATTTCAATTCCTGCTGTCCAGGCGCTCTCCAAGGGTGCGCGGTTGGCAGGGTGCTGGCTGAATACCGGAGAAGGAGGGCTTACCTCTTATCACCTGGAAGGGGGATGCGATATTGTAATGCAAATCGGCACAGCAAAATACGGTGTACGTAATGATCAAGGTGAGCTTTGCGATCGTAAACTCAAAGAAGTTGCGGCTCATGAACAGGTCAAAATGTTTGAAGTGAAATTGAGTCAGGGCGCAAAACCCGGTAAAGGCGGTATGCTACCGGGTGTCAAAGTGACATCAGAAATTGCCAAAATCCGCGGTATCCCTGAAGGAAAGGATTCCATTTCCCCAAACCGGCACCCTGAAATTAACAGTGTTGAAACATTGCTGGATATGATTGTTCACATCCGAGATGTTACAGGTAAGCCCACTGGTTTTAAGACTGTTATCGGAGGTGATAGCTGGTTGGAAGACATGTGTGAAGAAATTCACAAACGCGGTATTGAAAATGCGCCAGACTTTATTACTGTCGATAGTGGCGATGGCGGTACCGGGGCCGCGCCCATGCCACTCATGGATAATGTCGGGCTGGTGATTAAGGAGTCTTTGCCGTTGGTCTCTGATATTCTTCACAAATATAATCTCCGGAAGCGCATTAGGCTCATTTGTTCGGGCAAGCTGATCACACCTTCGGAAGTAGCATGGGCTATCGCATCTGGTGCTGATTTCGTAACCTCAGCGCGTGGGTTCATGTTTTCACTGGGCTGCATACAAGCTTTAAACTGCAACAAGAATACCTGCCCGACGGGGATCGCAACGCACAACACAAGGCTGCAAAAGGGATTAAATCCTGAAGACAAGGCAGTGAATGTTGCCAATTACTGCAAAAATATTGTTCATGAAGTTGAGACTATTTCTCACTCCTGCGGTGTCGCCAGACCACGCTTGATGGATCGCAGGCATATTCGCATCGTACAAGTAAACAGTAGGTCCATCCCCATGGACGAGTTGTTCCCGCGCCCAGATGTTTTGCCAGATTACAAACACAAATAA
- a CDS encoding transposase — protein sequence MTGEPSTAAHPCKLFLHLSGIEHSRIKVRHPQTNGSTENINQTLQKGFYKVAFRKKLYQSIEAIQKDMDDFMRYYNNQRTNQGKHCQNRTLMQTFLDGRSLYPQYMFENNVEENQAA from the coding sequence CTGACCGGGGAACCGAGTACTGCGGCCCATCCCTGCAAACTCTTCCTTCATCTTTCCGGCATTGAGCATTCCAGAATCAAGGTCCGCCATCCGCAGACCAACGGCTCGACTGAAAACATCAACCAGACTCTGCAGAAAGGATTTTACAAAGTAGCGTTCAGGAAGAAGCTGTACCAGTCCATCGAAGCCATTCAAAAGGACATGGACGACTTCATGCGCTATTACAACAACCAAAGAACCAATCAGGGAAAACACTGCCAGAACAGAACACTCATGCAGACCTTCCTGGACGGAAGATCTCTCTATCCACAATACATGTTTGAAAACAACGTGGAGGAAAACCAAGCCGCATAG
- a CDS encoding EVE domain-containing protein → MNFWLVKQEPSKYSWEEFLKDKSTYWDGVRNYQARNNLSAMKKGDLVFFYHSVVGKEIKGIAKITREAYQDPTTDDDRWVVVDLKPVKSMKTPVTLDDIKGNKKLGEIALVKQSRLSVMPMTAEEFKIILGMGNTTIKDI, encoded by the coding sequence GTGAACTTCTGGCTCGTCAAGCAGGAACCCAGTAAATACAGTTGGGAGGAGTTTTTAAAAGATAAATCCACTTATTGGGATGGGGTCCGCAACTATCAGGCCCGAAACAACCTTTCGGCAATGAAAAAAGGGGATCTGGTGTTTTTCTACCACAGTGTGGTGGGGAAAGAAATCAAGGGGATCGCTAAAATCACCCGTGAGGCCTATCAGGACCCCACAACAGATGATGATCGCTGGGTGGTGGTAGACCTCAAACCGGTTAAATCTATGAAAACACCAGTAACTCTGGACGACATCAAGGGAAACAAGAAACTCGGTGAAATCGCTCTTGTAAAACAGTCACGGCTTTCTGTGATGCCCATGACTGCAGAGGAATTTAAAATCATCCTTGGGATGGGGAACACAACAATTAAGGATATATAA